CATTGTTGATGAAAGCAAGTCTTGAAGACCAGACATGAAAGTCCAGTGGTCCCCAATTGGGTGTTGCGGTCATTTCGCATGTCCCGGTGACTAGTGGGGCATGAGGAAGATTGAGTAATcgccaaaacaaaaaaaaaaatcaatcaaaaccgaaccaaaccaaccTTTTGACAACCCTATGTCCCGGGTTTGGGTTGACAGATATACATATGAAGACATGAGGGTTcactttatttctatttctagggTGGGTTGCCTTGTACTGTATAGGAAAATATCTGTTGATAGCCCTATATTTAGGCGTAGGAACCACGCCATTGGTTAGCATTTTTTTCCCCTATCTTTCTATATAAAAGTggggaaaagttttcatgcacggcttacaagagggtgggagtttcaaagCACTAATTAATGGGTGGGAGTTTATGaattttccaactctttgtgagaggggacacaaCTGTGTATGCGTACACGGCCAtgcatgaaaactttccccataaAAGCGTAAGagatatttataataaaaaacgGGGAATTGGAACAATAATAGATGGATAAGCAACCGTTTAAAGAAGGGATAAGAGACTGAAAAGACCGGACTAACGGTTATTAATTTTAGTTTATTAGTTATTATAGAGTGAACACCTTATAGGTCTGACTCTGAGCAAACAAAATATTCCAAAATAAATAGGTGAAAAATTCACCCAAAATGTCCACCAAAATTATACCAAATTACCGACACTCTTATGATAGAAGGAAGTACACAAATTAAAGGACATTCTCCAAATGACATCACCAACCTCCTTCTAGGGCAAGTCAGCTGTCTGATAACGCAGGTACAGCCTATACAACCACATAATCTGAAGGACAATTTCGTCATTTCTCATTCTTTATAGCTCTTTCCGCTGCACCATcgggttttagtattttctcaaAACATCATTGTGATTAGGGGTCTCGATCGGTTAGTCTGGGACAGCTTCGGGTGGGTCTAACTAGTGCCCCTATTTTAGGATCCTGCACCGTGACTGATCTGTTTAGCTAATGGATCCTCATAGCCTATGTCTGGTCTTATTTATAAGGGAAAAtgtcacggacaccccctataagtaTATGAAATATCACGGGCATGCCAAACTatgtcaaaatatcaaccttccccctgacgttaagcacagttagcacccaaagttgaaatgtccattttaacccccaagtagttatttaaataaataaaataaaaaatggaatcccatcctcccatcttcttcaactttccttctttttttttttaattcttgaaagggggaagttttcatacacagaCGTGAATGAAAATAGCCAAAAAATATCAACTTCAGATTTTGCAGGCCACCGCTGATCGCAAATAGCCAAAAAACTAAATCGTCCTTGGCCGACTGTCAAGCAACCGCAAGCTATCAGCCCTCTCGGCCGTAGGTTGCGATGGGTTTAACTGCCGCTACCATTGGTTGGGCTACTGGTACGGGGTAtgagagagataagagaaaaaaacagCCGCCGACCAAACGGCCAAACAGCCACAGGCGGCAAGGGTTCTCAAGGCTAGCCATGCGGCAAGGGTTCTAGTTCCTACAGACATATCATTGTTGCAACGGAGGTTAGCGTAATATTTAGAGGGTTGGATGCCTGGATCTGGGCTGATTACATGGTGATGCACAGTCTTGAATATGAAATAATTTGCTTATGATTGGGAGTGAATAACTTCAGTAATTTGATCAAACTCCAAACTGCatcaatttataataaaaccattagTAATCAGAGACTAGTGGGAATGATTAAGCCGGttgaaaactaattttttttttttaagataaaagAAGACTTCTACCCAGATTTGGGAAAGATTTCACCACGCTCAAAACTGTGAAGTTGTTGCAATGTTATGATTTCACCCATATtgaaaactatatatatatttttttaagataaaGAAGACTTCTACCCAGATTTGGGAAAGATCAAGCCAATTAGGCAGACATGGAGAAGGATTTGCATAGTTGGAGGATCTGCAACTTCTTGGCCGCAGGCCATCAAACCCAGAtctggatttttgttttgtgtgCAAAACAATAAGTTATAGATGACGATCTCCAGGCAGAAAATAGATTTTACTTTACTCGTTCAAACCTCAAATACAgtatctcctttttttttttttttttttttttttctggttcatCTTGAAATTTCCCAGTTCTTGCTTCTTCTACCTTAGACCCAACGAATTGAAGACGATGAAAAGAATGGCTTGTAATTTGGGTTTTagccttaagggtattatgggaagttcccCCTATGCTAAGGGTAATTTCATCATTATACAAGaactaacagcaacttaactgcacagacctaacgtGGTCACCGtggtggactaagttgaaataaaaatataaagtaagggtagtctgtgatattttgCCAAAGTTTGGCATGTTCGTGATATATTggatacttacagggggtgtccgtaAAATTAACCCTATTTAATTTATTTGGAGAtttctacaaaaaaataaaaatttttggaGTTCTATGGGGCCTCAATCTCAATGCATATTCATACGATGACATTTCGAACAATATAAACAACCTTAATTATGCGTTTCGTTTATTTTTGGCCCATCAGTGCATAATATTCAATTATCGGTCTATGTTTCTTTCTCGGTCCATAGTCCTTTATATTTTATCTTTCGTAATTCAAGATGATAAATTAATTAAGGAGAATAAGAAATGACATATTTGAGATAAAATAGGGAATTTATGGGGAAATTGGGGTAAATCAAACGGTTTATAAATAGTCTTAAACGTGTCGGGCCATCCCCTTGCACCATGGACGACATGTATAGCTAACGTGCCAGGCCTTAGTTCGACATATTTAGCTAACATGTTGGGTTGGTTTCGAGTTTTCACCAATTGGGAGTTTGGATAGGTTAGTCCTATCGGTGCAAGCTtacaattgacacccctaattgtgATGCCCTCTTTCGCCCATCCCACACATGCGTTGAATAGATTCTCATTAActgtgggtggagagaaactcggACGTTTCACTTAATATTGTAAAAAGtcaaaaagattaaaaaacaaGGGAGGGTAACACTGCGAGATTGTGTGGCCAATGAAAGCAAATAGggacttccaagttccaacaaaggtgagatttttcatttcacgagGGGTTGGGAGGTCATTTTGCTCTTCCTATGTTTGGGTGCAGGCACCATACAATTTGGCAACCTTTTTTCCTCCTTACCCTTAaaaaaattggggaaaaaaCCATGATACTAGTGTATAAATTCATGTGCATGCCCCATTgtatttagggatgtaaacggatcggattcggctcgtatagtgctatatccacatccgcatccgattagctttcagatagattcgaatagtgctaaatggatacagacacGAGTACGAATCGGgaattttatccgtttacatgtaaatatagcttttcggatagctatagtctatccgtatctgcattggtttagcttttggacggattcaaatagtgctaaacggatacggaaacaggatttcgactattcatttacacccctactagTATCCCATTGGTGAACCcactcttttcttctcattgaACACTATTCAGCTGGACGATTACTTGTGTGAGCACACACAGAGGTAGGTATGGTATCTCTATTAGTATTGATATCCATATTAGTCTTGACGGATACCAATAAGATAACGTTATAGATCGATTAGAATCGGTCTATATTAGGTAAAGTATGAGACGTAATTTGGAACTAACCCACTTTTTGGTGAATAAACCCGATCCATATCAATATAATATCATCGGCCGATATGCGATGAGGATTCTTAGAGAGAGTTAtaggtatcaatatcaatatcgcTATTCATATGAGTCTCGATCGATAACAATAACGATATGGATAGCCTGGAATCAGGGAATATTGGGTAAAGTAATTTGGATCCGGTTGGATCCGATCCATCTCAGTATCATATCGGCCAATATGCCGATATGCCGATGGCGATTCATAAAACCatgagagagaaggagaaattGCTTTTCAGACACGCGGTCAAAATCCTTGTGAGACTTGGAGAGTAGAGGAGAGTTGGAGATTATGTTTTTAACCTTACGCGTTACACCCGTTTTGTCCACTGGGGTAGATCGGGTCTCTGTATCTTTGAGGAGTTAAACTATGGTTTCACAAAGAGAGATGGGGGAAGACGGGAGAAGGAAATTAGAGGAAAATAAgctgggaaaaaataaaaaacataatttaaaataaataaataaaaatagaaataaagaagaaaaaacacagCTCTTTCCTCGTTTGTATTGTTAACTAACATCCCAAACCAGAAGTTTTTGTACAGCGAATCGATTTGAGGTCGTCACCAGAGCGTTTTCAGACGATCTCAAGTCAGAGAAGGAACTCGGACTCTTCCAACTGTTGACACCGATCGTGGTCTCGTCGAACTCTTTTGGAAAGTTTTAgggattaaaaaacaaaagacatcttcttttgttttttttttttttttttgaggtttgTTTCGATGAGGGTCTCTGGTTGTGTTCGATCATTATCGTTACGGGAGATTTCATTTGTGGATGTTTGTGGGTTTTTGATGTCTGAGTTGAGTTCGTCTGATTTTTTTGATTTCGAGTGATGTAGGAATTTAAGGAAGGTGGGTTTTTTTGGAGAGgaatttgagggtttttgatGCTCTCTGTAGGGAGTAGGGATGGGAGGAaggggttagggttagggtttgatgttgGAGTAGAGATGGAGGAGACTGAGCTTGAAGAAGGCGAGGCTTGCTTTTATCAGGATGACGACTCAAGAATCGACCCTGATGTTGCTCTCTCTTACATCGTAAGGGTTTCTTTCCGTTTATTTTACTTCCCAACAAagtttggaaattttttttggaccCTTTTTTCAATGAAATATCGTGATCATGTTTATAGCTTtgcttaaatttttattttttttttcttgttctgtATGTCTTATATTGGGCATTAAATGCTTGGGGGGTACTTGGTTGCTCTGGTTGCTGGTTTCAATTGTCTTAGGGGCTAAAACCTATTGATTGACGCATGTGTTCTGGATGCTCAAGATTTGTTTTTGGAGGTTCAGAAATATTGTTGTCAGAACCCAAATTGCATTGGAAATTAAATGTGGGAGCTCTTAGTTAGACTATGTTATGGCTCTAGAGATTCTGAGGACATGTGGTTGTGTGATTTCAGTTCGCATCAGTGTGATTCAACATTGACACATCTCTTTGACCTATTCCAGTATTAGGGGAAAAAAAGTTTAATTGGTTCATTCAACATATAAAATTACTAGATCAACTGGTTATGCTCAAAGGTTGGCCCCATGCACCTGTTTGTTCGTGATGTTTCGTTGTGTTCTACAGTTTTATTTCTGATAATTTAAAGTCATTGAATAGAATACAATATCCTCCTTTTTAATGGAGATATcagaaaatagaattttttttggttgtgtggGCACATATTGTATGCATTTCCCCAGATTGTACTCTTTTAAAAGCCTTTCTAATATCATGGACTTTGACTTGATCTCCCTTTTTGTGAACTTTGGATACTTATGAAGTAGAGCATGGATCAATTTCCTTTTTTGACAGTACAAAACAGTATCACAAAGTAAAATTGCTTTGTTGGTTACTTCTGCATACAGAACACGCCATTAGTTTATTTTCCAAAACCTTTCATCTTTCTGAATAcatcatttcttattttctggTTCTAGTTGTTGTCACCACTCTCCTTTTACTCTTTCGAGCTATAATTCTGTCAATATTCCAACATTTGTAAGATTTTGGTTTCTGTTTCGTAAGGATGAAAAGCTTCAAGATGTCTTAGGTCATTTTCAAAAAGATTTTGAAGGTGGGGTTTCTGCGGAAAATTTGGGTAAGTGATCCATGACAGGACTATAATTTCGGTGTTTGCTGAATTGCATGTAATTAATGCTTTCTTTGTCCTCCATAGTGATGATATTGGAATTTATGCATTTTGACAGGGGCAAAATTTGGTGGGTACGGTTCGTTTTTACCCACTTATCAGCGGTCTCCTTCCGTTTGGTCTCACCCAATAATTCCACCAAAAGTGCAGAACCACAATACACCAAGATCGCCAAACCAGTTGCCAGTGGAGGATGTATTGTTAAATTTGGACAAAATTCTCTTCTTatttgttctttcatttctcaaAGGCACAATCCATTGCCTACCCTTACACTGGGTAGggattttcttctttatttgagATCTTCCTAATGTTACTTTTCAGGTTGCACGTCAGAACTCTTCACTTCCATCCGGTGCACCCTTCTCTGTCAGGCTTGGACCTGCTTCTATCAGCGCTGCGCCGCCACCTGTTTTAAGGGTCCCATCTGTCGACAATTCAGTTAAAAAAGATGTATGCTCGTACCCTGTTCGTGCCTCTGTGGAGTTCAGTCCAAAAACTGAACATTTAAATAAATCGGTCAATCCAAATGATCAGAAAATACTGAAGGTTCGAATCAAAGTAGGTCCTGATAGCAGTTCAGCTCAGAAGAATGCCGAGATATACAGTGGTCTCGGCCTTGATATGTCTCCTTCTTCATCGTTTGAGGACAGCCCTGCTGAAAGTGGAGGGCTGTCTCCCGAATCTCCGACTAGTATACTTCAGGTAAACTTATTTTCCTCATTTCCTtgctttctatttctgtttGGGTGAACCAAGTGATCCATATGGCTTGGTCTTGTTGATGCGGTGAGCAGATTACGACATCTTTTCCCATCCCCGGGGGCCTGTTGTTATCACCTTTACCTGATAATCTGCTCTGCTTATCGGAAGAAGAAAAGCTTCAGAGAGACAGTAGgtatgggcctgcccacaaggGTAGCCTGGAAGGTTTTGGCATGCCAGTGGATGAGTTGTCTTCTGCAATGGGGGCTAGTAAAGTGTtgggagagaagaaatcgaAGTCTGTGGAGAAAAGTGGGAGATCTTTAGAAGTGAAGAACGGGAGTGGTAAAGGTTCTGGAAATGACATAGACATTGAGACCCCTGCAGGCGGGGAGCTTGTTCCTAATGCCATGAAACTTCCTCTCTTATCCAGCTCAAAATTTGGCACAGGAGATACAACTAAAGGTGCTGTTAGGGCTCCTGATATTTCCAGAGAAGCCAATAAGTGTCTGGAGAAGGATAAAATATTCTCTTCGGAAGCATTGGAGTCAGTGCCCAGCCAAGATGTGGACATGGTTGATAAACAGAGTGTGAAAATGAGTTCAGCAGACAAGATATTGAAcccaaggaaagaaaggaacaaagGTAATAAGAGCTATGACACATGTGGAACTGAATCGGATGCTGCCAAGGTGGGGAAAGATCTTGATGGTGGACCCACAGGTGCTCCAAAACAGAAGTTTGGGGTGAAATCTACATCCTCTGAACAGGATGGAGTGAAGAGGCCCCATGGGAAGGAGCAGCTGTCATCTGGTGgcaaaaagaaatcaaagggaAGCCGAAGTAAAGGAACCCCTGCTGCAGAGTTCCCAAAGGAAAGCTTGAAGATTGTTTCGTCTTCAGCAtcaaaagataagaagaaaaacagTCAACCTGATGATTACCCTTCTAAAAGAAAATTGGATGATGTAAAATCACGCAAAGACTTGGCGAAGACCATGGACAACCATAGGGATTTAACTGGTGATTCAATAGTGGTGCAAGCTGAGGATAGAGTAGACTCACTGGAAATGCCTTTTAAAGGCCGGTGGAATGACTCAAAGTCTGAGTTTTTTCATAAAGAAATCCACACATTGGCAGACAATCCAAAAAACAGATTAAGTGGTAAAAAGATTGATAATCAATTGAGATCAGAGGCGTCAAGGGCAACCCTGCCAGCTGCTTCTTTAATGGAAAATGGGTCTGTTCCTGATGCAGTTCATCCCCCTTCTGTTGTTATAAAAGAAAATTGGGTTGCCTGTGATAAGTGTCAAAAGTGGAGGCTTCTACCTTTTGGCATGGAGCCCACGGTCCTTCCGGAGAAGTGGTTGTGCAGCATGCTTAATTGGCTGTAAGTTCCTTCCCAGCAGTATTTTGGATTCTTTAGTTTATTATAGTTTGTTGAAATTATGACAAGAATGCCCCAATCAAAGAAATTTGCTGGTTAATTTAAATCTTTTTGAGACCAATGAGAAAAAACATATCTGAAATTCCTTTTTTCATCAAAACCGTAAGCAGGCAGAACCTTATATTTCGTCACCCATTAAACTTTACACATGAAAGTACTACATAAATATTTCATCAAATTGTGAAACTGTTGAAAGTACAGTTAGATGTTAAGGCTACTTCCTACGTATGGAACAACATTTATCATCAATTGTGGTATTGGTGTTTGTTGCTGACCatgtcatgactcatgaggCTGTTAAAGTTTGTTTGGTCCATTTGATATTTTAACATTACAACATTGAAGATGATTTGCCACATTTTTTTTCATGAATGATTGAGTGTTGGAGATTGGGTGCTCTTTATATTTTGTTGTTcctattgggggggggggggctcttTCGAGTTAGGAAAGTGTCTTGGATTATCTGGCAAAAATCACATTAACTACCATTGCTTCAGAAATAAAGGTGTATTTCTCATTTAAACAAGTTGCTTGGTTACTTCTTTCTCTGTCATAGTTGGCTTCATGAGGATAATCAGATGCTGTGGTTAACCATCCTCATGTTGGAGAAGGAAAAATTTGTGGGCCATGTCTTTGAATCATCATAAGTTTACTTACTGCATGCACTCTTATATGCCCTGTGTGTGTTTAACTTGAGGGATATTTGAGTCATTTTGTGGGAATTGGCAATAATAGGGTGAAGGGTATGTATTTGCCCTCATGGATTTGGACTATTCATCATGTAGATGTACTGTTCTAGAGGACCTCACTATGTTGCCCCTCCTCGTTGATTATGCTCTTGGTTCTCTCTTTATCTGATTATTGATATCGAAACTGGATGCCAGGCCTGAAATGAACCGGTGTGATGTTAGTGAAGAGGAGACAACAAGAGCTCTGTATGCAGCATACCAAGTCCCCATCACTGAGGGTCAAAATAACATACATAGTCTGCCTGTTGCAGCTGCATCAGTAGTAGCCTTGGATGAGGCTCGGCGTCTTGATGACAGCCACCTTGATGTTAGTTTGCGGGCTGTGCCTGGCAATGCAAAGAAAAAACCTGGTTCAAAGGAAGCATCAAGTGCAGCTAACCACATGGGCTCCATTCACTTTTCAAGTTCTACAAAGAAGAATCAGCAGACCTCTGTGAAGAGTAGAAGCTTAAATGATGTGAACCAGGTTCCTTTGGATTCCAATCCTGTGAACAAGCCTGTCTTCCAACAATTAAGCAAGTCAGGCGACTTGGCTGTGGATAAAGTCATGCATAaacagaaagagaaacataaacTGCTTGAACACTCTTTGGATGGAGGTATTGTTCTACAAGCTAATATCTCTATTGCTTTCACAATTCTTTAGTTGGAAATATGAAATCGGTTCTTTCATCTATGTTAACAGGTGTTGCCAAGtcctcaaaaacaaaaagcaagAGGGAAGCTGGTCAAAATGAATACAGAACTTCTAAGAAAACGAAGACAGAAAGTATGTATTATACTGATGATGATTGGAATTCTGATCTGGGGTTCGCCCACCCCTGCTCAAGTACTGGTGGTTTGCCAGCTAAGGCACCTGGAAAGGATTCGAATAGTTCGAAGAATTCAAAGCATGATGGAAGAGACAGTTTTCCATCTTCTGTAAAGAAACTTAAAGACCAAGTTCAGGTTCCTCTGGATGGGGGTGCTGCCCAGGATTTGGGGAAATCCAATAAAATGAATGTTGCTGCTAAGAAGAGGAAGGTGAAGGAGTGGCAGGAGAGTCAAATTCATCTAGACCCAAGAAGTGGGCATCACCTTCATGACAGTAGGGGTTCTGTGAAGGAGGAGACCAGTGAAAGTGAATGccgaaaggaaaagaaggccaGAGCTTCTAAGTCTGAGCCAAAGGAGTACAATACTAGTAACGGTGATGGTAGATCAGACAAAAAGGGTAAGGTGACGAAAATCCTCTTGTCCGGAAGTAGAGATCGATCAGTTGATGAAATGGAAGCAGAAGCCGCATGTTATACGGAGAAGGATCAGCAACTAGAGcaatataggggagagaaaaTTGTGTCTCAACGGACCCTGGATGTTTTAGATTCATTAAAAAAGGACCTGGGATATGGACAGCCTTCCATGGCTGCcacttcaagctcttcaaaggtTTCTGGATCTCGTAAAACTAAAAACAACTTCCAGGAAGTGAAAGGTTCACCTGTAGAATCTGTTTCATCTTCTCCTTTGAGGTTGTCCAATCCAGACAAGCTTACATCGGCAAGAAGAGATATGTTGGGAAAAGATGATGCAATGAACCATGGTGTCTCTGTCGTTGGTAGCCCAAGAAGATTCTCTGATGGAGAAGCTGATGGTGGCAGTGTTCGGTCTGGTATGGTAAGGAAGGATAAGACTTTTCATGTGTCACATCATGGTTCACTGGAGTCTCCTGTGCTGGATTATCAGGACAAGGATGCTGA
The sequence above is a segment of the Telopea speciosissima isolate NSW1024214 ecotype Mountain lineage chromosome 7, Tspe_v1, whole genome shotgun sequence genome. Coding sequences within it:
- the LOC122667497 gene encoding cysteine-tryptophan domain-containing zinc finger protein 7-like isoform X1, producing MLSVGSRDGRKGLGLGFDVGVEMEETELEEGEACFYQDDDSRIDPDVALSYIDEKLQDVLGHFQKDFEGGVSAENLGAKFGGYGSFLPTYQRSPSVWSHPIIPPKVQNHNTPRSPNQLPVEVARQNSSLPSGAPFSVRLGPASISAAPPPVLRVPSVDNSVKKDVCSYPVRASVEFSPKTEHLNKSVNPNDQKILKVRIKVGPDSSSAQKNAEIYSGLGLDMSPSSSFEDSPAESGGLSPESPTSILQITTSFPIPGGLLLSPLPDNLLCLSEEEKLQRDSRYGPAHKGSLEGFGMPVDELSSAMGASKVLGEKKSKSVEKSGRSLEVKNGSGKGSGNDIDIETPAGGELVPNAMKLPLLSSSKFGTGDTTKGAVRAPDISREANKCLEKDKIFSSEALESVPSQDVDMVDKQSVKMSSADKILNPRKERNKGNKSYDTCGTESDAAKVGKDLDGGPTGAPKQKFGVKSTSSEQDGVKRPHGKEQLSSGGKKKSKGSRSKGTPAAEFPKESLKIVSSSASKDKKKNSQPDDYPSKRKLDDVKSRKDLAKTMDNHRDLTGDSIVVQAEDRVDSLEMPFKGRWNDSKSEFFHKEIHTLADNPKNRLSGKKIDNQLRSEASRATLPAASLMENGSVPDAVHPPSVVIKENWVACDKCQKWRLLPFGMEPTVLPEKWLCSMLNWLPEMNRCDVSEEETTRALYAAYQVPITEGQNNIHSLPVAAASVVALDEARRLDDSHLDVSLRAVPGNAKKKPGSKEASSAANHMGSIHFSSSTKKNQQTSVKSRSLNDVNQVPLDSNPVNKPVFQQLSKSGDLAVDKVMHKQKEKHKLLEHSLDGGVAKSSKTKSKREAGQNEYRTSKKTKTESMYYTDDDWNSDLGFAHPCSSTGGLPAKAPGKDSNSSKNSKHDGRDSFPSSVKKLKDQVQVPLDGGAAQDLGKSNKMNVAAKKRKVKEWQESQIHLDPRSGHHLHDSRGSVKEETSESECRKEKKARASKSEPKEYNTSNGDGRSDKKGKVTKILLSGSRDRSVDEMEAEAACYTEKDQQLEQYRGEKIVSQRTLDVLDSLKKDLGYGQPSMAATSSSSKVSGSRKTKNNFQEVKGSPVESVSSSPLRLSNPDKLTSARRDMLGKDDAMNHGVSVVGSPRRFSDGEADGGSVRSGMVRKDKTFHVSHHGSLESPVLDYQDKDADHTSVGKGHRQIEPSEFKHTHLVNGDADTTDRYNRYQNELRAKDHGPSEERMNNGHYRVNGYLPRKSGKGSSSRSKEKHRSSKSGFDKGKVKLSDSFNEQEDMHATKSLRYEAETESHDHSPYHQDTRDGKYSSQDKCAVKYDKDEKTYLGKKDSSGKWSSESNKRENLSKFGGHEESVVKITCSKDGKSITQKNLLLDCDGEKSSSRFLSDRIDKMDVASGRGKSQLFPHSGDKKETQSRCPRPMPVSASDVLPVDASCGGGDALKVSSHTRKLDNHNGACHGNLRHPTPNSLGLRDLNALNAPSPARRDSSGQAAAANTALKEAKDLKHTADRFKDSGLDLERIRLYFEAALKFLHAASLFEPLPNELTRSMNVYSETAQLCWFCAREYERAKEMAAAAMAYKCIEVAHMKVIYSKHFTASKDQIELQNALKVVPPGESPSSSASDVDNLNNQAAVDKIVLTKDNNSSQVAGNHIIIARNRPTFERLLGFTRDVSSAMEASRKSQNAFAVAITILEESGHVEGISSVKRVLDFSFHDVDGLLRLVRLAMEVINL